The Glycine soja cultivar W05 chromosome 9, ASM419377v2, whole genome shotgun sequence sequence AAGGCGCAGTTTGGCAGAGAGGTATAAAGCAAAAGCTCCAAGTGGGAATTGTTCGAATTTGCTTTTTCTAagttgaaaagaaaacaagggTAGCTGAAGCCTTGAAGGTGAACAAGTGTAGTTTGGGAGGTGAGTGATGGAGGGTGGAGGAAGAGAAGGTTACAATGGAATTGTGATGACGATGACACGAGACCCAAAGCCGAGGCTACGGTGGACGGCAGATCTTCATGACCGCTTTGTGGATGCAGTCAAAAAGCTTGGTGGCCCTGATAgtatgtaaaatattttctctcattatataatttggtgtttttttttctcatgtatAATCACAACAATGAAATTTGAATCTAAAACTTTGTGTAAATTATCCAAATCTTCACTAGGCCGATCCAAGTAGGTTATATTTGTTGGTGTTGTTGATACAAAAGAGTTAACTtggaagataagtttttgttagTCTTTCACAAAATTATGTATTATCTAGGAAACTGGAATTCGTGTAATCTGCATGCTGATGTAGCCCGACATTTCTGCATATGATAAATTAAAGTAGTATTTGGTGTTTCCCTCATTTGTATAGTCTTTTTCCTTACAAATCCTTGGCCCATTAAGGAGGATGAAAGGGAAAATGTGCAATGGAAATATCCAATCACTTTCCTTCATGTTTTAGCTCTAGGGTTTTTGCTTGCCCAGCTAATATACGCTGGCTAATccaatattattttactaatctgcttatcattaaataaaaaaatctaatcttCGTGTCAGAAAATGACATTAATCTGAAACGGTTTGTTTTGTGTTCAGAGGCGACTCCCAAGTCTGTTCTGAGGTTAATGGGCTTGAAAGGGCTGACACTATATCATTTGAAGAGCCATTTACAGGTAATCAGATTTAACTCTTTATCTTCAGccttttatatataatagatttcATTCATGAGGATACCGTTTAATaatgtaaaaggaaaaatagattttgatttgatattatcattaattaattagtaccataaaaaaaattgtagaaagATTTAAACAAAGTAGTACAAATAGAAGGAGGAGTGAAAATACTGATTTTATGAGTCAGATATTTTGGAATTTGATGAAGAGACAATAGTTGAAAACTTGGAATATTTGAAGGAGAACACTTCAATCATGAGCCggcttttctctttctctttttttttttttctaaatactattttattctatataATGTTCTGAGTGACTATAGTTCAAATTTGTCTTCCTCTCTGtctttacttttcttgcttTATCCTaaccatcatcaaagaaaatacCATTTAGAAGAATAATCTGGAATTTCTCGTTATTTGTTAATTTGCAGAAGTATAGACTTGGACAGCAAGCTCGGAAACAAAATGAGGATATGcacaaagaaaataatagtgAGTCCATTGCAAGTTTTAACAAACACTGGGCATCCCATGCATTTCTTTTACTTATTATCTAGAATAGTTTGTCCAACTTCTCCCACAGAGATTTTGTCCTTCCATTTATTTACTTAAATAGAGAACATAAAATCGGGAAATGTTTGgtaataatgtaataatattcTTTCCATGTTTCTGTTTCTTTTTAGGATGTTCGTATGTAAATTTTAGCAATCGTTCTTCAGCACCTAACACCAGTTACAGAGGTGATGATGAAGGGGGGTATGTTTTAGATTATATGCATATAGTTTCCATGAGCCAAACTCTCATCTAAATTTCGTATCCACGTGATTAGCATTTATAGTTTTGTGTACttcaaaaaaacagaaaacaaaataagtagTGTAAATACAACTGATTGCgaaaatttctcattttcctAACTGATTTTTCATAACCAAAATAGAGAAATCCCAATAGCAGAAGCAATGAGGTGTCAGATTGAAGTTCAAAAGAGATTGGAAGAGCAGCTAGAGGTATTTATCCTTTTTAACTTTCATAGTTTTACCTAGTCCTTCTTTTCTGTAAGTTGTGGTTTCCTAACAAAGTTTTGTAGTACAATTGTAGAAAGTCTCAATTCACTTGTGCAAATTGGCAATAGGTACAGAAGAAATTGCAGATGAGAATAGAGGCACAAGGGAAGTATTTGCAAGCCATGTTAGAGAAAGCACAGAGAAGCCTTTCCCTGGATGGGCCAGGCAGTCTTGAAGCATCAAGAGCTCAGTTGACTGAATTCAACTCTGTTTTGTCAAATTTCatggaaaatatgaaaaaagataGCAAAGAAAACATAATAGAAGTGAGTGATTTTTATAGTAAGAGCCACGACTCAGCTTTCCATTATCAGGAAGTAGGGAGAGACCAAAAGCCCAAGGTTGAAGGGGGTTCAATTCAATTTGACTTAAACATCAAAGGTAGCAATGACCTTGTATGTGCAGGTGGAGCTGAAATGGATGCCAATATGATTTCATATAGGGTATAAATTTTTTGACTTGTCATATGTTTGACCATTAGATTGAATAATGCTATATAACCCACCCCTAGTTATTCTCAATaattttctccttctcttttaCCAGTTGAAGTTGCGTATCAGGACAGCATGTTATCTCTACCTTTTATATATTCTATTGTCTACTCTTATTTCCAATTTTCACAAGACAGAACTTAGATGCAAATTCACAAGTACTTTTAGTactatttttctattaaaattaagtttcaCCTCGATGGTTCCACAGTAAAGAATTGTATTCAACTAATTAACTTTTTTCCATTTCTAGAGTCGCATACACTTCCACATAATTTGAGCAACCGAGTTACAAAACAGAGTAGGGAGATTAAAGGGTGTTCCTTGGATCCAACCCACTATTCACGTTTTAGTAGCAATTGTGAAAACATACCAATGCCATACAGTTTATTAACCTTTCCTTTCCCTGGTTGCTGTTCAGTATGGATAATTCAGTTTCAAGACTGCATGTTCAATCTCATGGCACAAGTTAGTCTGGGTTTATGAGCCAAAAATAGGCTGCGCggtaaggttttaaattgcggttGTAATTTTGACATATTTCTTGATGTTGGAAGAAATAGCAGACACATGCTGCTACAattgtggtaaaaaaaaaaagcccccCAAAAAGCTTTGGCATTGTTTCTAAAATCCTAGTTGCAGAACCTTTTTTAAAAACCTTGCTATTCAGTTCAAAATCGTCacgtttgtttttctcttttcagtcCCCAGTTCAAAGGCTTGCAATTGCAACATCAACCGTAATCAAGGTCACTATTATTTATGTCAAGTTCTTGGGgactttagttaaaaaaaatatttcacaatCACATCAAACATGATTACAAACCATTCAACAGACATAGAATCACTGATAAGTAAGGtcaaatacataatttttcatGCTTATAAACTTTTAGGTATTCATCCATGCGGGTGTACTTCACCTCAGGATAAAGCTCTGACGCTTCTTCTCCACCTTCTCCTATTTCAAAGTTTGTCAAACAACCTTCATAGAAAATATGATAGAAATGCCCCACCCCCACTTGAGCTGCATAGTCCAAACCTGTAACTCACATTAAtcaaagtctttttttttttgttgatgatatGAATGAATTAGTCAAATAATTCAGTTCTTTCTCTTCggggtgtattttttttacctttgatGGAAGCAAGAAAGTCTTGTTCATTTATGCTGGACTTCTCTAGTTGTTTTCCTATGAGTTTCTCCCACTTTTCAATTAGCTGTCTTTGAGTGAGAATGTTTTCTGGTGGTCTTAGGTATACCGTCTTGTTCAATGTTCGAGGATCATCAATTGTCTTTATTGTGTATGCTGCAACATCATCTTCATTCATATAAACAACTGCATTGTGAATTCATTAATTAGTACAAAGTATTAGACCACATGTGCATGCATGTGTTTAAATTTGGTAAACTATGAATACATTTCGCATACTATGACACATACAAATATAAAGAAAGTAACGACACTATGACACTTTCTTTCTAACACTTGttttatgattgattggaatttttAAAATGTGGAGTACCTTTGACATTGCCATCACCATAGAGAAGGACCTTGTCTCGTGGAGGGAGGAGAGTCCCCATTTGAGAGAGGTTACCAGCGAAGTAACCCGCAAAGCAGTTAGCAGAAATGTAAGTGAAAGGGATGTTGGCATCCTCAATTGCTTTCCTTACGGTCATTTTCTCATCAAATGTCACTCTTCCCGGTTCAAGTGCATGTCCCATAAGTGCAGGGTCCATGCCAAATTCTGAAGGCAAGAAACGCTAGAGAAAAACCAAATtgtataatgattaaaaaaatgtgattctaatataattttgaaataaaacattttaattaaggTCTTATTtggaacaactttttttttaaaggatttgCAAGAATTTATGAATAGTTTATTTGGACTTATCTTATGTCATGACTCATAAATAACAGTATTCGGGAgagctttttaaaatatttatagttaGTCATAGGATTTTAGATTATTACCATAGAAAAATGTTAAGaacatatttttagaaaaaaaaattgaacatattatttcttattagttgaagttttaaaaatcataaaatttatatatttttacatcatatttaattaatctattatgattttataatttttaataaatttgaactaataaataaaaaatgtgttaaaagTAACCTAACTCTCCTTTCATAAGCACTTCAAGATATAGTTTATGCGAAACCCATGACAAAAACACTTTCGAATCCCACCGGGGCCAAACATATAAAACAtgcatatttttcattttatcttttccttcttccttcaaattaaatattttattttattcatttcttcGTCCCAAATTAATACTAATTTTAACTACTATAACAAAAACATTATAATTACTTGTTtctaacaaatttatttatttattagaagtttctttcttttcgctaaaaacataatttaattaactaatttttatttttatttgttactagtaatttctttcatatattgtaatttttttatgtttcccTCTATGATGGTATGTAgtggtgaattttttttattgaaaatatacaTGTGAATGGTGAATTTTTCGAGTTTATACTAtgacttattatatatatatatatatatatatatatatatatatatatatatatattgaattttaagAACTTACAAtataaattcttatataataagaaattattaaaaaatatcttaattaagtTGCTATTTTTAACGGGTCCTAAATTGTATCCGCATGTGAATcaattaagattaaattattcTCACATTTGTAGTTACCAAAAGATAGAAAAAACTTTTAActataaaagagagagagacgATCGAATTCTAAAATTTCCTTTTGACTGAAGACGAATTGTAGTTAATGAGCTAATATATTGTtacaaaagattatttttttttggtggaaaGTTACATaagatttatattattaatacggTGGGCACTTAACTTTATGAGTtgaatttatttctttaatttgaaaatattttttgttttaaaaagcaGAAAATATTAATGAAGTCAAACTGTAACTGAAGAATCTAGTCATTTGAGTAATTCCAACTCGCATTTTTTTTTACCCCTTATATCCGTAGAAAATGAGAAATCCAactcctcttttctttttgagtcGATAGTTGGATAACAAACATCGTTTtcagaaaaatcttttaaatattatatatattatttattatttactactactaagaaactaaaaggtGGAATATGCCTATCTACATGAGTTCTAAAACGAAATGGAAGTGCATCCTATACCATAAGGAAACTAATAAGGTGCAATGTGTCTATATATCTACGAgggttttaaaaaagaaatggaCGGGATGAAGTacatatcatatttaattatacatatttatttgaaagttaaaataaGCTTTGTGTATCACATGAAATAATTATACACgtttattttacttattatcaaattttagttttttaatttaacgtGTAATATGTTTTTAGagtatataaatattgattaagattatatatctaaaatatttaatttatctaaattttatgtaCATGATTATTAAGATATATGATATTAAATGATTCAGTGGTTGAATTCTGCAAAACTAAAAGTTGctaataagtaaattaaataaatcaaaataactaaattaaatatgcaaaccatataacaaaacaaaatctacgactttttataaactttaaaaaaaattgtgtagttttttgttttcattagaTTGTCAGTCACATTATGTTTGTTATTAATTTGGGCCGGaccaatattattattttcaaacctGCACAGGAATTGGGTCATATACTTTTGGTTTATGAATATATGTCAAATGAATGCTAAGGGATCACCTTTCTGGTATATTTTGTGCTcttattatctaattttttgtATTGTCTATTACCTAATAAGTGTCCAttttattttactgttttttgtatttattgtatTGTCTGTATAAGTTTTTCTTGCTCTTTCCTATtccaatttgatttgattttgaaatgaataaaaaaatgacagcTTTATTTTGCACCTTTGGTTCTAACTGCAGCTTTTGAATAAATTgcccatatatttttttaagaaaaatatttttgacacCGTATCAATGTACAAATTATTAGAACAACACTGACTTTGAGGGAAAAAAAACAGATattgtataatattattaacatCATTATTTAGACAATCGATATAGAATATTGTCAAATTCACACATCTTGACACATTCTATATTGGTTTCAAGCAAAACTCATATAGAAATATGTCTCCCAGAAtggtttataaattattattgagaGTATTCGacttttaaagataataatttcattcaaaACCATTGTTGAAACCTTTTAAGAACTTTCgtgaaaagatttttttattttttttgtaataatatcCACTTGATTAACCTAATAAAAGTTTGACTTGAAAGAACTTGAAggctaaattatatatatatatattttatagaaaagTTGCATCCTCTCTGTACTCAATCCTCACATTAGATTAAACTGTCTCAGGAAGTTTTAAACCCAATTCACATGTTATTTTAAGGAGTGATCTCTAATTCTTAGAATATACTACAATCTCAGGTGGCCAAAAACTGACATTAAAATGAACCTTTCGGTCGATGTAAGCTAGCTTTTGTATCTCTTGACTAACTTTTAACTATCTATCATTCTACCTCAATTTTTGACTTAAAAAGATTGAATAATGCTACAAcatattatacatatataggTATAGAGATATACAACATACCTTAACGTTCCCTGCAGCCTTGATGGCCTCCACAAGTTTGAGCTGCACCAACAAGTTGTGAGAGCGAAAATGAACACCAGACATGGTGCAAATCACAACATCCACAAGCTTCACTGCTTCCACTAAGCTCTGGTGATCAGAAACAGAAGCCTCCACAAGGTGAGCACCTTGCTTCTTGAATGAAAGCAGCATCTGCACCTTCTCAATGTCAAGACCAATCTCTGGACGTTGAAGAACATAGGTTTCATGGCCTTGTTCTAAACTTGCCTTCACTATTCTCCTCCCAACATACCCAGTTCCACCCACAACAAGAACCTTGCTCTTTCCCATTGCCTCTAGCTCCTTAATACTAGTTTATTTGACACTTGCAAAATCGACCAACAAAGGCCAACTATATATAAAGACTTTATGATAATTAAACTCAACCTTTACCTGCACGTTTAGTTTGGTCTTTCTTGtgcataataatatatattttgagaccactattattctttaatttagtTTCTACCCACCAactcaaacaaagaaaatatagaaTAGTTTAAGTTACTctcattataaaaaattgatggcctccaaaaaagaaatatatattaatgtcaAGCTTTaggattaatttaaaataatagttttttatataaaaaaatacttattattcatttattacatttttatacAATGAACAATTTCTTTTGaataaaactttattattttcagatacttaattttaaaaaaatatatgcaatattaattttaaaattaatatcaaataaaaaaagttgtttttttaataggtAAGCATTTTAAACAAAGCGATTAATTTgcttcaaacaaacaaaaaaacaaagcgATTAATTAAGCTAATAACTAAAGGTAGGTTGATTTCTCAATTTCGCAAAAGCTGTGGACATATATAATGCCTATTTCAAAGGAATGATGGAATTAATGAATAAGAGCTGATAGTAACAACTCTCATCATGAATCCCTATTCCCTAAACGATATGTCTGTTATTGtcttaattaattctttaagTTATCTTTGTCAATGTGGTTCCTTAAACTCTGaactttaataatttctttttaatatattttaatctaacactaaactttaataataataataataataaaatattgaggTTCATAGAATCAGAGATCAATTAGACAACGACTTTTTGATGTCATTGTGACGCCTGTGAccccttttaattaattatctcgAGTTTGGTTTTttctacatattatattaactAGTAAGTATTTATATGTAGACGGGAAGGTGATGGATTTTTGGTGATCTTGTTCCATCATcactttttgaaaaagaaaacttcgaatttcatattttagatttgtcTAATTTGAATTGGTAACATGTAGAAAATGGAAGAGAAAGGAGTTTAAGGAAAAGAGGATGTTGAgtactttttttcttaatcggAAAAGGACAAATATATTGAAAAGGTACAGGGTACCAAAAAACCCATGTACATGAAGTTAAAAATTCTAAACCATCTATTAAaggttataaaatattttatcatcccCAAGTAAAATATCTTTGTTACATATACCCTCCCCTGTTGCAAATAAAAGTCACTGTCAACAAACCA is a genomic window containing:
- the LOC114369003 gene encoding myb family transcription factor PHL11-like, producing MEGGGREGYNGIVMTMTRDPKPRLRWTADLHDRFVDAVKKLGGPDKATPKSVLRLMGLKGLTLYHLKSHLQKYRLGQQARKQNEDMHKENNRCSYVNFSNRSSAPNTSYRGDDEGGEIPIAEAMRCQIEVQKRLEEQLEVQKKLQMRIEAQGKYLQAMLEKAQRSLSLDGPGSLEASRAQLTEFNSVLSNFMENMKKDSKENIIEVSDFYSKSHDSAFHYQEVGRDQKPKVEGGSIQFDLNIKGSNDLVCAGGAEMDANMISYRV
- the LOC114369002 gene encoding isoflavone reductase homolog isoform X1, with amino-acid sequence MGKSKVLVVGGTGYVGRRIVKASLEQGHETYVLQRPEIGLDIEKVQMLLSFKKQGAHLVEASVSDHQSLVEAVKLVDVVICTMSGVHFRSHNLLVQLKLVEAIKAAGNVKRFLPSEFGMDPALMGHALEPGRVTFDEKMTVRKAIEDANIPFTYISANCFAGYFAGNLSQMGTLLPPRDKVLLYGDGNVKVVYMNEDDVAAYTIKTIDDPRTLNKTVYLRPPENILTQRQLIEKWEKLIGKQLEKSSINEQDFLASIKGLDYAAQVGVGHFYHIFYEGCLTNFEIGEGGEEASELYPEVKYTRMDEYLKVYKHEKLCI
- the LOC114369002 gene encoding isoflavone reductase homolog isoform X2; translated protein: MGKSKVLVVGGTGYVGRRIVKASLEQGHETYVLQRPEIGLDIEKVQMLLSFKKQGAHLVEASVSDHQSLVEAVKLVDVVICTMSGVHFRSHNLLVQLKLVEAIKAAGNVKRFLPSEFGMDPALMGHALEPGRVTFDEKMTVRKAIEDANIPFTYISANCFAGYFAGNLSQMGTLLPPRDKVLLYGDGNVKVVYMNEDDVAAYTIKTIDDPRTLNKTVYLRPPENILTQRQLIEKWEKLIGKQLEKSSINEQDFLASIKAQVGVGHFYHIFYEGCLTNFEIGEGGEEASELYPEVKYTRMDEYLKVYKHEKLCI